The following are encoded together in the Desulfovibrio desulfuricans DSM 642 genome:
- a CDS encoding LexA family transcriptional regulator yields the protein MPEKSEFKETLQRLMQALSVVSDAELARSLGITPQSVCGARKRGEVPPAWIQTCAAHTGVNAHWLFFGSGPMRLPEAADGELPSIQADCETDLISVPLAEARLSAGTGSLEVNSHSQGSYAFRGDFLRRKGNPRRMVLMRVSGDSMVPEIFDNDLVLLDRGQTEISPGRLYAVGFEDAIYIKRIDKLPGKIVLNSVNPAYPPVSLDLRGDCADQFRVIGRVLWSGREYR from the coding sequence ATGCCTGAAAAATCAGAGTTCAAAGAAACATTGCAAAGGCTTATGCAGGCCCTCAGCGTGGTCAGCGATGCCGAACTGGCAAGATCGCTGGGCATCACCCCACAATCCGTGTGTGGAGCGCGCAAACGCGGCGAAGTGCCGCCTGCGTGGATTCAGACCTGCGCCGCCCATACAGGCGTAAACGCCCACTGGCTTTTTTTTGGTAGCGGGCCCATGCGGCTGCCGGAAGCGGCGGATGGCGAACTGCCCAGCATTCAGGCGGATTGCGAAACAGATCTCATCAGTGTGCCGCTGGCAGAAGCGCGGCTCTCTGCCGGTACGGGCAGTCTTGAGGTCAACAGTCACAGCCAGGGCAGCTATGCCTTCAGAGGCGATTTTTTACGCCGCAAGGGCAACCCCCGGCGTATGGTGCTCATGCGTGTTTCTGGCGACAGCATGGTGCCGGAAATTTTTGACAACGATCTGGTGCTGCTGGATCGGGGGCAGACGGAAATCAGCCCCGGGCGGCTTTATGCCGTTGGATTTGAAGATGCCATCTATATAAAACGGATTGACAAGCTGCCCGGCAAGATTGTTCTGAACAGCGTCAACCCGGCCTATCCGCCTGTGAGCCTTGACCTGCGCGGCGACTGCGCCGACCAGTTCAGGGTTATTGGCCGCGTGCTGTGGTCTGGAAGGGAATACAGGTAA
- a CDS encoding LexA family protein: protein MAFISSSLELLAPAAAVSDHRAGLPLYLAPVEAGFPSPAEDYLDCKLDLHRHMVRNEAATFFLRAHGESMLGAGIHDGDLLVVDRSVEAGHRKVVIAALEGELTVKRLLRRDGRVLLAPENPRFAPIDITESEFVHIWGVVTYVVHKL from the coding sequence ATGGCTTTCATTTCGTCTTCGCTGGAGCTGCTGGCTCCGGCAGCGGCCGTTTCTGACCACCGGGCGGGGCTGCCCCTGTATCTTGCGCCTGTGGAGGCGGGTTTTCCTTCTCCGGCGGAGGATTACCTAGACTGCAAGCTGGATCTGCACAGGCACATGGTGCGCAACGAGGCTGCCACATTTTTTTTGCGCGCGCATGGTGAGTCCATGCTGGGCGCGGGTATCCATGACGGGGACCTGCTGGTGGTTGACCGCTCGGTAGAGGCGGGGCACCGCAAGGTGGTTATCGCCGCGCTGGAAGGGGAGCTGACCGTCAAGCGCCTGCTGCGCCGCGATGGGCGCGTCTTGCTTGCCCCAGAGAACCCCAGGTTTGCCCCCATCGACATTACAGAAAGCGAATTTGTGCATATATGGGGCGTTGTTACCTATGTCGTCCACAAGCTCTGA
- a CDS encoding lysozyme inhibitor LprI family protein, translating to MSSARRSFATFFANLAAFSALCAVLLVAYPALAAEAAPQAAPPAQQDASAAATADSPDQQDSALPAENLFSQTYQACMDEAAGVTTGMQDCMNAEQERLETRMNAQRARVAATLNPERAKAFNDALSAWDALRKSGSLAMFDPNGGTLSPLMASLWYLEQTARMTRWVDVLQESAEQ from the coding sequence ATGTCGTCTGCTCGTCGATCCTTTGCAACGTTCTTTGCCAATCTTGCCGCATTCAGTGCGCTCTGCGCCGTGCTGCTTGTTGCCTACCCCGCCCTTGCCGCAGAGGCCGCACCGCAAGCTGCGCCCCCGGCGCAGCAGGATGCCAGCGCCGCCGCTACCGCCGACAGCCCTGACCAGCAAGACTCCGCCCTCCCGGCGGAGAATCTGTTCAGCCAGACCTATCAGGCCTGCATGGACGAAGCTGCGGGGGTGACAACCGGCATGCAGGACTGCATGAATGCGGAACAGGAACGTCTTGAAACCCGCATGAACGCGCAACGCGCGCGCGTTGCCGCCACCCTCAACCCGGAACGCGCCAAGGCTTTTAATGACGCCCTGAGCGCGTGGGATGCCCTGCGCAAGAGCGGTTCCCTTGCCATGTTTGACCCCAACGGCGGCACCCTTTCGCCGCTTATGGCATCGCTGTGGTATCTGGAACAAACCGCCCGCATGACGCGCTGGGTCGACGTCTTGCAGGAAAGCGCCGAACAGTAG
- a CDS encoding phosphodiesterase — translation MRILQLSDTHLRGDHSLSFRVVDTRRCLDEAVAHVKSLTQQPDIIVITGDLADSGDLNAYHILHDELSPLGVPVYAVPGNHDRRDRLRGVMPHWCPAKEDIAPYLCYTVEEENLRLIMMDSMSPGSHSGHFPAETGAWLERELSKRPDTPTMFFMHHPPFVTGMGAMDEPFENMERFAAIVERNPQMRLSFGHMHRPIVTEWHGRIAMTAPAVSMQIDLDLSPEGGDTFRMETPGYLLHHFDKGVWNSHICQIAVQATFAGPYPFAGSVNPTQ, via the coding sequence ATGCGTATATTGCAACTTTCAGACACGCACCTGCGGGGCGACCACAGCCTGTCTTTCAGGGTGGTAGATACCCGGCGTTGCCTGGACGAAGCCGTAGCTCACGTAAAAAGCCTGACGCAACAGCCGGATATCATTGTCATCACAGGTGACCTTGCCGACAGCGGAGACCTTAACGCATATCACATCCTGCACGACGAGCTCTCGCCCCTTGGGGTGCCAGTGTACGCCGTGCCCGGCAACCACGACAGGCGCGACCGCCTGCGCGGGGTAATGCCCCACTGGTGCCCGGCCAAGGAAGATATTGCGCCCTACCTCTGCTATACGGTGGAAGAAGAAAACCTGCGGCTGATCATGATGGACAGCATGAGCCCAGGCTCCCATTCCGGCCACTTTCCCGCCGAAACCGGCGCCTGGCTGGAACGTGAACTGTCAAAGCGCCCGGATACGCCAACCATGTTCTTCATGCACCACCCCCCGTTTGTTACGGGCATGGGTGCCATGGACGAACCTTTTGAAAATATGGAGCGCTTCGCAGCAATTGTAGAGCGCAACCCGCAGATGCGACTGAGCTTCGGGCACATGCACCGCCCCATCGTCACCGAATGGCACGGGCGGATCGCCATGACGGCACCTGCGGTTTCCATGCAGATAGATCTTGATCTCTCCCCCGAAGGCGGCGACACCTTCCGCATGGAGACACCGGGCTATCTGCTCCACCACTTTGACAAGGGCGTGTGGAATTCCCACATCTGCCAGATTGCAGTGCAGGCTACGTTTGCCGGGCCGTATCCCTTTGCTGGCTCGGTGAATCCTACCCAATAG
- a CDS encoding ArsR/SmtB family transcription factor, with translation MAAVFAAMGDTTRQRILLLFEPGEELSIKDIAAEFDFGRSTIVHHLAVLEKAGILAVRREGRQALYSVCHHIVLDSLEKLRLFIEEDLQEGAAAQPQAEKGTNA, from the coding sequence GTGGCCGCAGTATTCGCAGCCATGGGGGATACCACCCGCCAGCGCATCCTGCTTTTGTTTGAGCCCGGCGAGGAACTTTCCATCAAGGATATTGCCGCAGAATTTGATTTTGGCCGTTCCACCATTGTGCATCACCTTGCAGTGCTGGAAAAAGCCGGGATTCTCGCCGTGCGCCGTGAGGGCAGGCAGGCCCTGTATTCTGTATGCCACCATATCGTGCTGGATTCTCTGGAAAAACTTCGTCTCTTTATTGAAGAAGACCTGCAAGAAGGGGCCGCTGCGCAGCCCCAAGCTGAAAAGGGAACAAACGCATGA
- a CDS encoding LacI family DNA-binding transcriptional regulator, producing the protein MTAEASSKSRVRHTAAKKVTLAHVAKAAGVSQATVSMVLNGREGVSFADETIAAVFAAAESLGYRGARRATGCANVPSVLVVAPNVTNPYYSTVIQAMQQAAALKGYATSIYTTYRSLESELAALRLARNRNMGMAGIIFAMLAHPEEVLEKADRKLPMVVIGDRRQDLNVDTVELNNYDAGSLIARHMYDLGHQHLAYISTTLDQANPIRMQRLQGLRDTFAQLCPQGSVLVKSRDISPETELENLQIEHIVGLELTRKCLDDKKITAFVAVNDMVAYGVIDAVRGAGFTIPGDYSVCGFDNIFPSGFAGVALTTVEHYMRDKGRNALEILHNKISGAASDRNITRVEYSHKLITRTSTAAPRTAG; encoded by the coding sequence ATGACGGCAGAAGCAAGCAGCAAGAGTCGCGTCAGGCATACCGCCGCAAAAAAAGTCACGCTTGCCCATGTGGCAAAAGCAGCCGGAGTTTCCCAGGCTACAGTTTCAATGGTGCTCAACGGGCGCGAAGGGGTTTCGTTTGCAGACGAAACCATTGCCGCAGTCTTTGCGGCGGCGGAAAGCCTGGGTTATCGGGGGGCAAGAAGGGCAACGGGGTGTGCAAACGTTCCCTCAGTGCTTGTGGTGGCCCCTAACGTCACCAATCCATATTATTCCACGGTTATTCAGGCCATGCAGCAGGCTGCCGCGCTCAAGGGCTACGCCACCAGCATCTATACCACCTACCGCAGCCTTGAGAGCGAGCTGGCGGCCCTGCGCCTTGCCCGCAATCGCAATATGGGCATGGCGGGTATTATTTTTGCCATGCTGGCCCATCCGGAAGAAGTACTTGAAAAGGCTGACCGCAAGTTGCCCATGGTCGTTATTGGCGACAGGCGGCAGGATCTTAACGTGGATACGGTGGAATTGAACAATTATGATGCAGGCAGCCTCATTGCCCGGCATATGTACGATCTGGGGCATCAGCATCTGGCCTACATTTCCACCACTCTGGATCAGGCCAACCCCATCCGCATGCAGCGATTGCAGGGCCTGCGCGACACCTTTGCCCAATTGTGCCCGCAAGGCTCGGTACTGGTAAAAAGCCGGGATATCAGCCCCGAGACGGAGCTGGAGAATTTGCAGATTGAGCACATTGTGGGGCTTGAACTGACGCGCAAGTGCCTTGATGACAAAAAAATCACCGCCTTTGTGGCGGTGAACGACATGGTGGCCTACGGCGTTATAGATGCCGTGCGCGGAGCAGGCTTTACCATTCCCGGCGATTACAGCGTTTGCGGCTTTGACAATATTTTCCCCTCAGGTTTTGCGGGCGTGGCCCTGACCACGGTTGAGCATTATATGCGAGATAAAGGCCGCAACGCGCTGGAAATTCTGCACAATAAAATCAGTGGTGCTGCTTCTGACAGAAATATCACCCGCGTGGAATACAGCCACAAGCTCATTACGCGCACATCTACTGCCGCGCCGCGCACGGCTGGCTAG
- a CDS encoding MFS transporter, whose product MDDSSQQKYVPSKKEMRKVVIASLLGATIEWYDFFLYGVVAGIVFNKLYFPTADPFIGTIMAYSTFAIGYLARPLGGFIFGHYGDKLGRKRMLILTMLIMGIATMGIGLVPTYASIGIAAPIILQTLRLCQGLGLGGEWGGAVLMTYEYASDRQKAFYASIPQMGLATGLCLSSGMVALLSWLLDNEQFLEWGWRFAFLVSVVLIAIALYVRTHILETPEFRKAEAKGDTSKKTLPIVTVCKNYPGNIALGVGARWIDGVFFNVLAVFSITYLVQQIHTTRTEALTAVMFAALLMCPFILLAGRLADRFGRGRIYGLASLACGISIFPSFWLMQSSGGNMFLVGLAIAIPLSIFYAGVFGPEAALFSDLFPAEVRYTGISIVYQFPGFLVAGIVPGVCTALIQWNDGDPFYICIFVLVAAATSAFSAFTIQARHNRLAAHAAGTAQD is encoded by the coding sequence ATGGACGACAGCTCACAGCAAAAATACGTTCCTTCCAAAAAAGAAATGCGCAAGGTCGTAATTGCCAGCCTGCTTGGCGCCACCATTGAGTGGTACGACTTTTTCCTCTATGGCGTGGTGGCGGGCATTGTGTTCAACAAGCTCTACTTCCCCACCGCCGACCCCTTCATCGGCACCATCATGGCCTACAGCACCTTTGCCATCGGCTATCTTGCACGCCCCCTTGGCGGCTTTATCTTCGGCCATTACGGCGACAAGCTGGGCCGCAAGCGTATGCTCATTCTCACCATGCTCATCATGGGCATTGCCACAATGGGTATTGGCCTTGTACCCACCTATGCCTCCATTGGCATTGCCGCGCCCATCATCCTGCAAACGCTGCGCCTGTGTCAGGGCCTTGGCCTTGGCGGCGAATGGGGCGGCGCGGTGCTCATGACCTACGAATACGCCAGTGATCGCCAAAAGGCCTTTTACGCCAGTATCCCCCAGATGGGTCTTGCCACCGGCCTGTGCCTTTCTTCCGGCATGGTCGCCCTGCTTTCGTGGCTGCTGGACAACGAGCAGTTTCTGGAGTGGGGCTGGCGCTTTGCCTTCCTTGTGAGCGTGGTGCTCATCGCCATTGCCCTGTATGTGCGTACGCATATTCTGGAAACCCCCGAATTCCGCAAGGCCGAAGCCAAGGGCGATACAAGCAAAAAGACCCTGCCCATCGTGACCGTGTGCAAAAACTACCCCGGCAACATTGCCCTGGGTGTTGGCGCGCGGTGGATTGACGGCGTGTTCTTCAACGTGCTGGCCGTGTTTTCCATCACCTACCTTGTGCAGCAGATCCACACCACGCGCACCGAGGCCCTTACGGCGGTCATGTTTGCGGCCCTGCTCATGTGCCCCTTTATCCTGCTCGCCGGCCGCCTGGCCGACCGCTTTGGCCGGGGCCGCATTTACGGCCTTGCCAGCCTTGCCTGCGGCATTTCCATCTTCCCTTCGTTCTGGCTTATGCAGAGCAGCGGCGGCAACATGTTTCTGGTTGGCCTTGCCATCGCCATCCCGCTGAGCATTTTTTACGCTGGTGTTTTTGGGCCTGAGGCCGCGCTGTTCTCGGATCTCTTCCCGGCTGAAGTGCGCTACACGGGCATTTCCATAGTGTACCAGTTCCCGGGCTTTCTGGTTGCGGGCATAGTGCCTGGCGTATGCACCGCCCTGATCCAGTGGAACGACGGCGATCCCTTCTACATCTGCATCTTTGTACTCGTAGCCGCAGCAACCAGCGCGTTCTCGGCCTTTACCATCCAGGCGCGGCACAACAGATTGGCTGCGCACGCTGCGGGAACCGCACAGGATTAG
- a CDS encoding MFS transporter, with translation MNQSPESLPAASGKKILLSMGTTYAMGTFNDNFFKQAALLLAASAGLESIQGIASAMFALPFVACSAWAGWLADRMPKNKMVIWSKFMELAAMLYGVWALVDMNWAGMVAVVFLMGLQSTIFSPALNGAIPENFPPQEVPRVNALLKLATTATILLGIAAGGVVLDLPEFSAVAAFIPQGEHGFGRLAVGAVAVFIAVIGLASAFGIGKSVVSAGANAPFPLLGPVHSVLHALECRRRDPHLFLTLAGEAFFYCLSSFALLCINNLGIIQLGFSLTVTSLLSVAMMIGICIGSVLAGRYEATSWQRIMVPAGAGLGLGLMLSGLAPLLPEALQFPWLFLLLTFSGVCGGLYLIPLVSFIQVKPAATEKGKTLGISNFSCFSGILLSGLLFAWLGKVPPAWLLAGSGLVALVFIGWAAVNISRMFFCGKRFSLVGLCLRLLLGLRYRVTATGLEAISGPGPILFMPNHPALIDPVIVYSLLANHAPRPLADERQMEGPLGRLTAKALRAVLIPDAMKDGAKARQGVEAGMQTVLNALQAGDNVLLYPAGRVYRSGRESLGGNSGAAFILQKMPGLRVVLVRTTGLWGSAFGYGATGKAPHFGRVLLRGALAVVANLLFFTPRRPVTVEFVETGDLPRTGDKRVLNPWLEQFYNQAERPAQEIPRFFWQGSEARILDAVPQNRAPEAADIPAEVRAAVYAALREAAGLPEDHPLSNDMTLGGDLGLDSLALMDLALSLDSAQGATIANLELLVTVRDCLLAASGQLGETCADSPAPAGWFAPAADQKLAIPEHAATIADAFLTQVRSAPAQPLLADRASLRNRMDILMGALILARRLRTLPGERLGIMLPAAPAVVTVWLAALLAGKTPVLFNWTVGEANLRHCITITGVSHILSATALQDRLERQGLGLASLPVHWVLLDKLAASLTIWEKLCGALKARLLRNLKEYAVPETAAVLFTSGSESLPKAVPLSHANLLANARDIVEVLHLEPDDSVLAMLPPFHSFGLMVNIVLPLSLGIRAAFHPNPTEPGSLAAMVRDYRLTLMAAPPTFLGAVLDRAAGTENLASLRCAFAGAEKCQDHVYRAFAAQCPQAALCEGYGVTECSPVVSVNRPGDIVCGTIGHAMPSVTLALVREEDGNICGRVEEGQTGMLLVRGPSIFGGYLSDAPSPFVEFEGHTWYRTGDLVRMDETGRLTFQGRLKRFVKIGGEMISLPQIESVLLEIFGKRGDAPEQGPALAVEATAEESGSSILLFTPLALSLPEVNAALRGAGLSSLYAIKRIVKVEAIPLLGSGKTDYRALKGSADAF, from the coding sequence ATGAACCAGTCGCCCGAATCACTCCCGGCAGCCAGTGGGAAAAAAATACTGCTGAGCATGGGCACAACCTATGCCATGGGCACATTCAACGACAATTTTTTCAAACAGGCAGCCCTGTTGCTTGCCGCCAGCGCGGGGCTTGAGTCCATTCAGGGCATTGCCTCCGCCATGTTCGCCCTGCCGTTTGTGGCCTGTTCTGCCTGGGCAGGGTGGCTGGCAGACCGCATGCCCAAGAATAAAATGGTCATCTGGTCAAAATTTATGGAACTGGCGGCCATGCTCTATGGCGTGTGGGCGCTCGTGGATATGAACTGGGCGGGCATGGTGGCTGTAGTTTTTTTGATGGGCCTGCAATCCACAATCTTTAGCCCTGCCCTTAACGGAGCCATACCGGAAAACTTCCCTCCGCAGGAAGTGCCACGGGTCAATGCCCTGCTCAAGCTGGCAACCACGGCAACCATTCTGCTGGGTATCGCCGCCGGGGGCGTTGTGCTGGATCTGCCGGAATTTTCAGCAGTTGCCGCATTCATCCCGCAGGGTGAGCATGGCTTTGGCCGATTGGCAGTGGGGGCGGTGGCTGTATTTATAGCTGTTATCGGGCTGGCGTCCGCCTTTGGCATTGGCAAAAGCGTTGTTTCTGCCGGGGCAAACGCTCCCTTTCCCCTGTTGGGGCCGGTACATTCCGTACTCCATGCGCTGGAGTGCCGCAGGCGCGACCCGCACCTGTTTCTCACGCTGGCAGGGGAAGCTTTTTTCTACTGCCTGTCGTCCTTTGCCCTGTTGTGCATCAATAATCTCGGCATCATCCAGCTGGGTTTTTCGCTTACCGTTACGAGCCTGCTTTCCGTGGCGATGATGATTGGCATATGCATAGGCTCTGTTCTGGCCGGGCGTTACGAGGCCACAAGCTGGCAGCGCATTATGGTTCCGGCTGGCGCAGGGCTTGGTCTTGGCCTCATGCTCTCCGGCCTTGCCCCATTGCTGCCGGAAGCGCTGCAATTTCCCTGGCTTTTTCTGCTGTTGACGTTTTCCGGCGTTTGCGGCGGCCTGTACCTCATACCGCTTGTGAGCTTTATTCAGGTAAAGCCAGCCGCCACAGAGAAAGGCAAAACTCTGGGGATTTCCAACTTTTCGTGCTTCAGCGGCATACTTCTTTCCGGGCTGCTGTTCGCATGGCTGGGCAAGGTGCCACCGGCCTGGCTTTTGGCTGGCAGCGGCCTTGTGGCGCTGGTTTTCATCGGTTGGGCCGCTGTGAATATTAGTCGCATGTTTTTTTGCGGCAAGCGTTTCAGCCTTGTGGGGCTGTGTTTGCGCCTGCTGCTGGGCCTGCGCTACCGCGTGACCGCGACCGGGCTTGAAGCCATATCCGGCCCCGGTCCAATCCTGTTTATGCCCAATCATCCCGCACTGATTGACCCCGTTATTGTATATTCGCTGCTGGCGAACCATGCCCCGCGCCCACTGGCGGACGAGCGCCAGATGGAAGGCCCGCTTGGGCGGCTGACGGCAAAGGCCCTGCGCGCCGTGCTTATTCCTGACGCCATGAAGGATGGGGCCAAGGCCCGGCAGGGCGTTGAAGCTGGCATGCAGACCGTGCTGAATGCCTTGCAGGCCGGGGACAACGTATTGCTGTATCCCGCAGGGAGGGTTTATCGCTCAGGCCGGGAGAGCCTTGGCGGCAACTCCGGGGCAGCGTTTATTCTGCAAAAAATGCCCGGCCTGCGCGTGGTGCTGGTGCGCACAACCGGGCTGTGGGGCAGTGCTTTCGGCTACGGGGCCACGGGCAAAGCGCCGCATTTTGGCAGGGTGCTGCTGCGTGGTGCGCTGGCGGTAGTTGCCAACCTGCTGTTCTTCACGCCCCGCCGCCCCGTGACGGTGGAGTTTGTGGAAACCGGTGATCTGCCCCGCACGGGCGACAAGCGCGTGCTCAACCCCTGGCTGGAGCAGTTTTATAATCAGGCGGAGCGGCCGGCGCAGGAGATTCCCCGTTTTTTCTGGCAGGGCAGCGAGGCGCGGATTCTGGATGCCGTGCCGCAAAACCGTGCGCCAGAGGCGGCAGATATTCCTGCGGAAGTGCGCGCCGCCGTTTATGCGGCCCTGCGTGAGGCGGCTGGCCTGCCGGAAGATCACCCGCTCTCGAACGACATGACCCTTGGCGGCGATCTGGGGTTGGACAGCTTGGCCCTCATGGATCTGGCCCTCAGCCTTGACAGTGCGCAGGGTGCAACTATAGCAAATCTGGAGCTTCTGGTTACGGTGCGCGATTGTCTGCTGGCGGCGAGCGGTCAGCTTGGCGAGACCTGTGCGGACTCTCCCGCTCCTGCTGGCTGGTTTGCGCCTGCCGCTGACCAGAAACTTGCCATACCCGAACACGCCGCAACCATAGCAGATGCCTTTCTGACCCAGGTGCGTTCCGCCCCTGCCCAGCCATTGCTGGCAGACCGCGCAAGCCTGCGCAACCGGATGGACATCCTGATGGGCGCGCTGATTCTGGCTCGCCGTTTACGGACGCTGCCCGGCGAACGCCTTGGCATCATGCTGCCCGCCGCGCCCGCAGTGGTCACGGTGTGGCTCGCGGCACTGCTGGCAGGCAAGACGCCTGTGCTGTTCAACTGGACGGTGGGTGAAGCCAACCTCCGTCACTGCATAACTATAACCGGGGTCAGCCATATTCTCAGCGCAACGGCCTTGCAGGATCGGCTGGAACGCCAGGGGCTGGGCCTTGCATCCCTGCCTGTGCATTGGGTGCTGCTGGATAAGCTAGCGGCATCGCTGACCATATGGGAAAAGCTTTGCGGCGCGCTCAAAGCCCGCCTGCTGCGTAATCTGAAAGAATACGCGGTGCCGGAAACAGCGGCGGTGCTCTTTACATCCGGCTCTGAATCCCTGCCCAAGGCCGTGCCCTTGAGCCACGCCAATCTGCTCGCCAATGCCCGCGATATTGTGGAGGTGCTGCACCTTGAGCCGGACGACAGCGTGCTTGCCATGTTGCCGCCGTTCCATTCCTTCGGCCTTATGGTGAATATTGTATTGCCCCTGTCGTTGGGCATCCGCGCCGCCTTTCATCCCAACCCCACAGAACCCGGTTCTCTGGCGGCTATGGTACGCGATTACAGGCTCACGCTCATGGCCGCGCCGCCCACATTTCTTGGGGCAGTGCTGGATCGGGCCGCAGGGACGGAAAATCTGGCAAGTTTGCGCTGCGCCTTTGCGGGGGCGGAGAAATGCCAGGATCACGTCTATCGCGCTTTTGCAGCGCAATGTCCGCAAGCGGCGCTTTGCGAAGGCTATGGCGTTACGGAATGCTCCCCGGTGGTCTCCGTCAACAGGCCGGGCGACATTGTATGCGGAACCATAGGCCACGCCATGCCCTCGGTAACACTGGCCCTTGTGCGCGAAGAGGACGGCAATATCTGCGGGCGCGTGGAGGAGGGGCAGACCGGTATGCTTCTGGTGCGCGGCCCCAGCATCTTTGGCGGCTATCTGAGTGATGCTCCCTCGCCCTTTGTGGAGTTTGAAGGCCATACATGGTACCGCACCGGCGACCTTGTGCGCATGGATGAAACTGGCCGCCTGACCTTTCAGGGGCGGCTCAAGCGCTTTGTGAAGATTGGCGGAGAAATGATTTCTCTGCCGCAGATCGAATCCGTGCTGCTCGAAATATTCGGCAAGCGGGGCGATGCGCCGGAGCAAGGACCAGCGCTGGCAGTGGAAGCCACAGCGGAAGAGAGCGGTTCGTCAATTCTGCTCTTCACCCCGCTGGCGCTCTCCCTGCCGGAAGTGAATGCAGCCCTGCGCGGGGCGGGGCTTTCATCCCTGTATGCGATAAAGCGCATTGTGAAGGTAGAGGCGATCCCTCTGCTGGGCAGCGGCAAAACGGACTACAGAGCGTTGAAAGGGAGTGCTGACGCGTTTTAG
- a CDS encoding LysE family translocator, whose protein sequence is MELLLFCKSMLLGLAVAAPLGPIGVLCINRALERGFWAGVAGGLGTALADAIYASLAAIGFSALTATLAMLAPWLKLAGGLFMLWLGCKSLRPNPRRAAAPAPTNEFRELSGTIAATFLLTLTNPVTIFSFAAMFAGLGLTDFPGATNALAVVAGVFLGSLLWWFLLSGGVALAHRRLPEGFSLCLSRMSGMILMGFGFVALGSLLYTTILQP, encoded by the coding sequence ATGGAACTTCTGCTATTCTGCAAAAGCATGCTTCTCGGCCTGGCGGTGGCAGCTCCGCTTGGCCCCATCGGCGTATTGTGCATAAACCGCGCGCTTGAGCGCGGCTTTTGGGCTGGGGTAGCCGGAGGGCTGGGAACGGCCCTGGCCGATGCCATCTACGCGAGCCTTGCGGCGATTGGCTTTTCAGCTTTAACAGCAACACTGGCGATGCTTGCCCCGTGGCTTAAGCTTGCAGGTGGTTTGTTCATGCTTTGGCTTGGCTGTAAAAGCCTGCGGCCAAATCCCCGGCGGGCGGCAGCGCCTGCCCCCACCAATGAATTCAGGGAACTCTCCGGCACTATCGCCGCGACCTTCCTTCTTACGCTCACCAACCCGGTGACCATCTTCTCCTTTGCGGCAATGTTCGCAGGCCTCGGCTTGACCGACTTTCCGGGGGCAACCAATGCCCTTGCCGTTGTTGCGGGAGTATTTCTGGGTTCGTTATTGTGGTGGTTCTTGTTGAGCGGCGGGGTTGCTCTGGCTCACCGGCGCTTGCCCGAAGGGTTTTCCCTTTGCCTATCTAGAATGTCCGGGATGATCCTCATGGGTTTCGGCTTTGTTGCGCTCGGGTCTCTGCTTTACACGACAATTCTGCAACCTTGA